In Spartobacteria bacterium, the genomic stretch GCCGTAGCAAAAATCGACCCGCGCCCCGAATCCAGACACTGCTGCAGGTATTCTTCGTGTTCCACGCTGAACAACCGATAGACCTGCTGCGGAGTCAGGCTGCTGAACCGAAAGAAATCCACCAGATATTTGCCAAAGTACTGAAACGTTTTGCGCACCATGCCATCCAGTGCATCCTCTCCCGGCACAACGCCGGTATGCCTGTAAATCTGGGTCACATTGGCCAAAACACCTTCATAATCAGCACCTTTGCGGAAGTAATGCATATCGGCCAGCCGTAATCCGACCCAATAACAAAAAGGACGAGGCATCAGCCGGCAAAAAGCCATGGCTCCGCGATATTGCATGAGCATGCGGCCCATTTAATGTGCCCCGTCCCGACCCGCCGCCAAATGTTCTGCATGGTAGGAAGACCGCACCAGCGGACCCGATGCACAATCATCAAATCCCATGGAAAGCGCCTCTGCGCGATACATTTCAAACACATCCGGATGCACATAACGCGCCACCGCCGCATGACGACGGCCGGGTGCTAAATACTGACCAATAGTCAGCAGTCGACACCCCGCATCGTGTACGGCCTTCATGGTACTTAACACTTCCTCATCGGTTTCACCCAGCCCTACCATCAATCCCGATTTCACCCGCACACAGCCCTGATCCGCTACGTGTCGCAGCACGCTGAGCGAGCAGTCGTAAGAGGCACTGGGACGAATCGAAGCCTGCAGCCGCGGTACGGTTTCCACATTGTGATTAAATACATCCACCCCGCTACGCAGAACCAGATCCACATCGTCCATACGTCCTTGAAAATCCGACGTCAACACTTCCACCCGCAGTTGCGGGACACGCGCTCTGAGCGCTCTGACAACCAGTGAAAAATGGCCGGCCCCTCCATCGGGCAGATCATCCCTGGTTACACTGGTAATTACGGCATAAGTTAACCCCATCTGCTCCACGGCATCGGCCACCCGTTCCGGCTCGGCCGGATCCAGCGGTGAGGGCTCGCCGTGCTGCACAGCGCAAAAACGGCAATCTCTCGAACAAATATTCC encodes the following:
- the lipA gene encoding lipoyl synthase encodes the protein MTEAVSRKAGRLPPWIRIKLETGGCFGHVGKAVQLGGLHTVCQSAMCPNRHECWNAGTATFMIMGNICSRDCRFCAVQHGEPSPLDPAEPERVADAVEQMGLTYAVITSVTRDDLPDGGAGHFSLVVRALRARVPQLRVEVLTSDFQGRMDDVDLVLRSGVDVFNHNVETVPRLQASIRPSASYDCSLSVLRHVADQGCVRVKSGLMVGLGETDEEVLSTMKAVHDAGCRLLTIGQYLAPGRRHAAVARYVHPDVFEMYRAEALSMGFDDCASGPLVRSSYHAEHLAAGRDGAH